The following coding sequences lie in one Takifugu rubripes chromosome 8, fTakRub1.2, whole genome shotgun sequence genomic window:
- the mark2b gene encoding serine/threonine-protein kinase MARK2 isoform X2 — protein MSTRIPLVQVIENSTGQESKSSGRSSMSRCRNSVSTTTSEDQPHIGNYRLLKTIGKGNFAKVKLARHVLTGKEVAVKIIDKTQLNSSSLQKLFREVRIMKLLNHPNIVKLFEVIETEKTLYLVMEYASGGEVFDYLVAHGRMKEKEARAKFRQIVSAVQYCHQKCIVHRDLKAENLLLDADMNIKIADFGFSNEFTLGNKLDTFCGSPPYAAPELFQGKKYDGPEVDVWSLGVILYTLVSGSLPFDGQNLKELRERVLRGKYRIPFYMSTDCENLLKKFLILNPSKRGSLEQIMRDRWMNVGYEDEELKPYIEPQPDYKDPKKTDIMLQMGFSLEEIQDSLVNQKYNDVMAAYLLLDYRNSELEEGCIKPRPGSEVSNINAPSAPHKVQRSVSSNQNPKNRRATEQGSSYSKRGGQADNRTAAEDSGRKGSSGSSTTKVPASPAVSADRKKSATPSTNSILSTGTGRSRNSPLNERATLGQGIQNGKDSLNTPGSRASTASAAAVLSSSSTSSSRPRHHKSLSSSNHPCPSDLHAPRPSAPTQRAPGASPSAHNINSTAASDRTNFSRGVGIRSTFHAGQQRGARDQQGSAYPGGPASPSLSHGNTQARRTHGATGIFSKFTSKFVRRNLSFRFPRRSPFEGEGQDEGSRSMLSSTVDKSEKTSGGGFSSSSNNDENSSSPGSGNTGGTGTPPAIASQKDAAKPRSLRFTWSMKTTSSMEPTEMMREIRKVLDSNSCEYEQRERYMLLCVSGNPAHDDFVQWEMEVCKLPRLSLNGVRFKRISGTSIAFKNIASKVANELKL, from the exons ATGTCAACAAGGATCCCACTGGTGCAAGTGATTGAGAATTCCACCGGGCAG GAGTCCAAGTCATCCGGCCGCTCCAGCATGTCGCGGTGTCGGAACTCGGTCTCCACGACCACGTCGGAGGACCAGCCGCACATCGGCAACTACCGGCTGCTGAAAACCATCGGCAAAGGCAACTTCGCCAAGGTCAAACTGGCACGACACGTCCTCACGGGGAAGGAG GTGGCCGTGAAGATCATCGACAAGACGCAGCTCAACTCGTCCAGTTTGCAGAAG CTCTTCAGGGAGGTGAGGATCATGAAGCTGTTGAATCACCCCAACATAG TGAAGCTCTTTGAGGTCATAGAGACAGAGAAGACTTTGTACCTGGTAATGGAGTACGCCAGTGGAG GTGAGGTCTTCGACTACCTGGTGGCCCACGGCCGGATGAAGGAAAAAGAAGCTCGCGCCAAATTCCGACAG aTCGTGTCAGCGGTGCAGTACTGCCATCAGAAGTGTATAGTCCACAGAGACCTCAAG GCCgagaacctgctgctggacgCAGACATGAACATCAAAATCGCCGACTTCGGCTTCAGCAACGAGTTCACTCTGGGGAACAAGCTGGACACGTTCTGCGGCTCCCCGCCGTACGCTGCCCCCGAGCTCTTCCAGGGCAAAAAATACGACGGGCCCGAGGTGGACGTGTGGAGCCTGGGGGTCATCCTCTACACGCTGGTCAGCGGCTCGCTGCCCTTCGACGGGCAGAACCTcaag GAACTGCGGGAGCGCGTCCTGCGCGGCAAATACAGGATCCCTTTCTACATGTCCACCGACTGCGAGAACCTGCTCAAGAAGTTCCTCATCCTGAACCCTTCCAAAAGAGGCAGCCTCGAG CAGATCATGAGGGACCGGTGGATGAACGTGGGCTACGAAGACGAGGAACTCAAGCCGTACATCGAACCCCAGCCGGATTATAAAGACCCCAAAAAAACCG ATATTATGCTACAAATGGGATTCTCCCTGGAGGAGATCCAGGACTCACTGGTGAACCAGAAGTACAACGACGTGATGGCCGCGTATCTGCTTCTCGACTACAGGAACTCCGAG TTGGAGGAAGGTTGCATCAAGCCTAGACCAGGAAGTGAAGTAAGCAACATAAACGCCCCTTCTGCGCCTCACAAG GTACAGCGCAGCGTGTCGTCCAACCAGAACCCTAAGAACCGCAGAGCCACCGAACAGG GGTCTTCCTACTCCAAGAGGGGCGGACAAGCGGACAACAGGACCGCagcagaggattctgggagGAAAGGCTCGTCGGGCAGCTCCACCACGAAGGTGCCGGCCAGCCCCGCGGTCTCAGCCGACCGTAAGAAGAGCGCCACGCCTTCCACC aaCAGCATCCTGTCCACCGGCACCGGTCGCAGTCGAAACTCGCCTCTCAACGAGAGAGCCACGCTGGGTCAGGGCATCCAGAACGGCAAGGACAG cCTAAACACTCCGGGTTCCCGCGCCTCCACCGCCTCAGCCGCAgccgtcctctcctcctcctccacttcctcttcacgTCCCCGCCACCACAagtccctgtcctcctccaatCATCCATGCCCCTCTGACCTGCACGCACCGCGGCCCAG TGCCCCGACTCAGCGGGCACCTGGCGCCTCCCCATCTGCCCACAACATCAACAGCACCGCCGCGTCGGACCGTACCAACTTCTCCCGAGGGGTGGGCATCCGCAGCACATTCCACGCAGGCCAGCAGCGGGGTGCCCGGGACCAGCAGGGCTCCGCCTACCCGGGCGGGCCGGCGTCTCCGTCGCTGTCGCACGGCAACACCCAGGCCCGGAGGACCCACGGCGCCACGGGCATCTTTAGCAAGTTCACATCCAAGTTTGTACGCAG AAATCTCTCGTTCAGGTTTCCAAGAAG GAGTCCATTTGAGGGAGAGGGTCAGGATGAGGGGAGCAG GTCCATGCTGAGCAGCACGGTGGACAAGTCGGAGAAGACATCCGGAGGCGgtttctcctcctcgtccaACAACGACGAGAACAGCTCCTCGCCTGGATCCGGCAACACCG gcgGCACCGGCACCCCTCCGGCCATCGCCAGCCAGAAGGACGCCGCCAAGCCGCGCTCGCTCCGCTTCACCTGGTCCATGAAGACCACCTCCTCCATGGAGCCCACGGAGATGATGCGCGAGATCCGCAAGGTGCTCGACTCCAACAGCTGCGAGTACGAGCAGCGCGAGCGCTACATGCTGCTGTGCGTGTCGGGCAACCCAGCGCACGACGACTTCGTCCAGTGGGAGATGGAGGTGTGCAAGCTGCCGCGGCTCTCCCTCAACGGCGTGCGCTTCAAGCGCATCTCGGGGACCTCCATCGCCTTCAAGAACATTGCCTCAAAGGTCGCCAACGAGCTCAAACTGTGA
- the mark2b gene encoding serine/threonine-protein kinase MARK2 isoform X7: MSTRIPLVQVIENSTGQESKSSGRSSMSRCRNSVSTTTSEDQPHIGNYRLLKTIGKGNFAKVKLARHVLTGKEVAVKIIDKTQLNSSSLQKLFREVRIMKLLNHPNIVKLFEVIETEKTLYLVMEYASGGEVFDYLVAHGRMKEKEARAKFRQIVSAVQYCHQKCIVHRDLKAENLLLDADMNIKIADFGFSNEFTLGNKLDTFCGSPPYAAPELFQGKKYDGPEVDVWSLGVILYTLVSGSLPFDGQNLKELRERVLRGKYRIPFYMSTDCENLLKKFLILNPSKRGSLEQIMRDRWMNVGYEDEELKPYIEPQPDYKDPKKTDIMLQMGFSLEEIQDSLVNQKYNDVMAAYLLLDYRNSEVQRSVSSNQNPKNRRATEQGSSYSKRGGQADNRTAAEDSGRKGSSGSSTTKVPASPAVSADRKKSATPSTNSILSTGTGRSRNSPLNERATLGQGIQNGKDSLNTPGSRASTASAAAVLSSSSTSSSRPRHHKSLSSSNHPCPSDLHAPRPSAPTQRAPGASPSAHNINSTAASDRTNFSRGVGIRSTFHAGQQRGARDQQGSAYPGGPASPSLSHGNTQARRTHGATGIFSKFTSKFVRRNLSFRFPRRSPFEGEGQDEGSRSMLSSTVDKSEKTSGGGFSSSSNNDENSSSPGSGNTGGTGTPPAIASQKDAAKPRSLRFTWSMKTTSSMEPTEMMREIRKVLDSNSCEYEQRERYMLLCVSGNPAHDDFVQWEMEVCKLPRLSLNGVRFKRISGTSIAFKNIASKVANELKL, from the exons ATGTCAACAAGGATCCCACTGGTGCAAGTGATTGAGAATTCCACCGGGCAG GAGTCCAAGTCATCCGGCCGCTCCAGCATGTCGCGGTGTCGGAACTCGGTCTCCACGACCACGTCGGAGGACCAGCCGCACATCGGCAACTACCGGCTGCTGAAAACCATCGGCAAAGGCAACTTCGCCAAGGTCAAACTGGCACGACACGTCCTCACGGGGAAGGAG GTGGCCGTGAAGATCATCGACAAGACGCAGCTCAACTCGTCCAGTTTGCAGAAG CTCTTCAGGGAGGTGAGGATCATGAAGCTGTTGAATCACCCCAACATAG TGAAGCTCTTTGAGGTCATAGAGACAGAGAAGACTTTGTACCTGGTAATGGAGTACGCCAGTGGAG GTGAGGTCTTCGACTACCTGGTGGCCCACGGCCGGATGAAGGAAAAAGAAGCTCGCGCCAAATTCCGACAG aTCGTGTCAGCGGTGCAGTACTGCCATCAGAAGTGTATAGTCCACAGAGACCTCAAG GCCgagaacctgctgctggacgCAGACATGAACATCAAAATCGCCGACTTCGGCTTCAGCAACGAGTTCACTCTGGGGAACAAGCTGGACACGTTCTGCGGCTCCCCGCCGTACGCTGCCCCCGAGCTCTTCCAGGGCAAAAAATACGACGGGCCCGAGGTGGACGTGTGGAGCCTGGGGGTCATCCTCTACACGCTGGTCAGCGGCTCGCTGCCCTTCGACGGGCAGAACCTcaag GAACTGCGGGAGCGCGTCCTGCGCGGCAAATACAGGATCCCTTTCTACATGTCCACCGACTGCGAGAACCTGCTCAAGAAGTTCCTCATCCTGAACCCTTCCAAAAGAGGCAGCCTCGAG CAGATCATGAGGGACCGGTGGATGAACGTGGGCTACGAAGACGAGGAACTCAAGCCGTACATCGAACCCCAGCCGGATTATAAAGACCCCAAAAAAACCG ATATTATGCTACAAATGGGATTCTCCCTGGAGGAGATCCAGGACTCACTGGTGAACCAGAAGTACAACGACGTGATGGCCGCGTATCTGCTTCTCGACTACAGGAACTCCGAG GTACAGCGCAGCGTGTCGTCCAACCAGAACCCTAAGAACCGCAGAGCCACCGAACAGG GGTCTTCCTACTCCAAGAGGGGCGGACAAGCGGACAACAGGACCGCagcagaggattctgggagGAAAGGCTCGTCGGGCAGCTCCACCACGAAGGTGCCGGCCAGCCCCGCGGTCTCAGCCGACCGTAAGAAGAGCGCCACGCCTTCCACC aaCAGCATCCTGTCCACCGGCACCGGTCGCAGTCGAAACTCGCCTCTCAACGAGAGAGCCACGCTGGGTCAGGGCATCCAGAACGGCAAGGACAG cCTAAACACTCCGGGTTCCCGCGCCTCCACCGCCTCAGCCGCAgccgtcctctcctcctcctccacttcctcttcacgTCCCCGCCACCACAagtccctgtcctcctccaatCATCCATGCCCCTCTGACCTGCACGCACCGCGGCCCAG TGCCCCGACTCAGCGGGCACCTGGCGCCTCCCCATCTGCCCACAACATCAACAGCACCGCCGCGTCGGACCGTACCAACTTCTCCCGAGGGGTGGGCATCCGCAGCACATTCCACGCAGGCCAGCAGCGGGGTGCCCGGGACCAGCAGGGCTCCGCCTACCCGGGCGGGCCGGCGTCTCCGTCGCTGTCGCACGGCAACACCCAGGCCCGGAGGACCCACGGCGCCACGGGCATCTTTAGCAAGTTCACATCCAAGTTTGTACGCAG AAATCTCTCGTTCAGGTTTCCAAGAAG GAGTCCATTTGAGGGAGAGGGTCAGGATGAGGGGAGCAG GTCCATGCTGAGCAGCACGGTGGACAAGTCGGAGAAGACATCCGGAGGCGgtttctcctcctcgtccaACAACGACGAGAACAGCTCCTCGCCTGGATCCGGCAACACCG gcgGCACCGGCACCCCTCCGGCCATCGCCAGCCAGAAGGACGCCGCCAAGCCGCGCTCGCTCCGCTTCACCTGGTCCATGAAGACCACCTCCTCCATGGAGCCCACGGAGATGATGCGCGAGATCCGCAAGGTGCTCGACTCCAACAGCTGCGAGTACGAGCAGCGCGAGCGCTACATGCTGCTGTGCGTGTCGGGCAACCCAGCGCACGACGACTTCGTCCAGTGGGAGATGGAGGTGTGCAAGCTGCCGCGGCTCTCCCTCAACGGCGTGCGCTTCAAGCGCATCTCGGGGACCTCCATCGCCTTCAAGAACATTGCCTCAAAGGTCGCCAACGAGCTCAAACTGTGA
- the mark2b gene encoding serine/threonine-protein kinase MARK2 isoform X9, which yields MSTRIPLVQVIENSTGQESKSSGRSSMSRCRNSVSTTTSEDQPHIGNYRLLKTIGKGNFAKVKLARHVLTGKEVAVKIIDKTQLNSSSLQKLFREVRIMKLLNHPNIVKLFEVIETEKTLYLVMEYASGGEVFDYLVAHGRMKEKEARAKFRQIVSAVQYCHQKCIVHRDLKAENLLLDADMNIKIADFGFSNEFTLGNKLDTFCGSPPYAAPELFQGKKYDGPEVDVWSLGVILYTLVSGSLPFDGQNLKELRERVLRGKYRIPFYMSTDCENLLKKFLILNPSKRGSLEQIMRDRWMNVGYEDEELKPYIEPQPDYKDPKKTDIMLQMGFSLEEIQDSLVNQKYNDVMAAYLLLDYRNSELEEGCIKPRPGSEVSNINAPSAPHKVQRSVSSNQNPKNRRATEQGSSYSKRGGQADNRTAAEDSGRKGSSGSSTTKVPASPAVSADRKKSATPSTNSILSTGTGRSRNSPLNERATLGQGIQNGKDSAPTQRAPGASPSAHNINSTAASDRTNFSRGVGIRSTFHAGQQRGARDQQGSAYPGGPASPSLSHGNTQARRTHGATGIFSKFTSKFVRRNLSFRFPRRSPFEGEGQDEGSRSMLSSTVDKSEKTSGGGFSSSSNNDENSSSPGSGNTGGTGTPPAIASQKDAAKPRSLRFTWSMKTTSSMEPTEMMREIRKVLDSNSCEYEQRERYMLLCVSGNPAHDDFVQWEMEVCKLPRLSLNGVRFKRISGTSIAFKNIASKVANELKL from the exons ATGTCAACAAGGATCCCACTGGTGCAAGTGATTGAGAATTCCACCGGGCAG GAGTCCAAGTCATCCGGCCGCTCCAGCATGTCGCGGTGTCGGAACTCGGTCTCCACGACCACGTCGGAGGACCAGCCGCACATCGGCAACTACCGGCTGCTGAAAACCATCGGCAAAGGCAACTTCGCCAAGGTCAAACTGGCACGACACGTCCTCACGGGGAAGGAG GTGGCCGTGAAGATCATCGACAAGACGCAGCTCAACTCGTCCAGTTTGCAGAAG CTCTTCAGGGAGGTGAGGATCATGAAGCTGTTGAATCACCCCAACATAG TGAAGCTCTTTGAGGTCATAGAGACAGAGAAGACTTTGTACCTGGTAATGGAGTACGCCAGTGGAG GTGAGGTCTTCGACTACCTGGTGGCCCACGGCCGGATGAAGGAAAAAGAAGCTCGCGCCAAATTCCGACAG aTCGTGTCAGCGGTGCAGTACTGCCATCAGAAGTGTATAGTCCACAGAGACCTCAAG GCCgagaacctgctgctggacgCAGACATGAACATCAAAATCGCCGACTTCGGCTTCAGCAACGAGTTCACTCTGGGGAACAAGCTGGACACGTTCTGCGGCTCCCCGCCGTACGCTGCCCCCGAGCTCTTCCAGGGCAAAAAATACGACGGGCCCGAGGTGGACGTGTGGAGCCTGGGGGTCATCCTCTACACGCTGGTCAGCGGCTCGCTGCCCTTCGACGGGCAGAACCTcaag GAACTGCGGGAGCGCGTCCTGCGCGGCAAATACAGGATCCCTTTCTACATGTCCACCGACTGCGAGAACCTGCTCAAGAAGTTCCTCATCCTGAACCCTTCCAAAAGAGGCAGCCTCGAG CAGATCATGAGGGACCGGTGGATGAACGTGGGCTACGAAGACGAGGAACTCAAGCCGTACATCGAACCCCAGCCGGATTATAAAGACCCCAAAAAAACCG ATATTATGCTACAAATGGGATTCTCCCTGGAGGAGATCCAGGACTCACTGGTGAACCAGAAGTACAACGACGTGATGGCCGCGTATCTGCTTCTCGACTACAGGAACTCCGAG TTGGAGGAAGGTTGCATCAAGCCTAGACCAGGAAGTGAAGTAAGCAACATAAACGCCCCTTCTGCGCCTCACAAG GTACAGCGCAGCGTGTCGTCCAACCAGAACCCTAAGAACCGCAGAGCCACCGAACAGG GGTCTTCCTACTCCAAGAGGGGCGGACAAGCGGACAACAGGACCGCagcagaggattctgggagGAAAGGCTCGTCGGGCAGCTCCACCACGAAGGTGCCGGCCAGCCCCGCGGTCTCAGCCGACCGTAAGAAGAGCGCCACGCCTTCCACC aaCAGCATCCTGTCCACCGGCACCGGTCGCAGTCGAAACTCGCCTCTCAACGAGAGAGCCACGCTGGGTCAGGGCATCCAGAACGGCAAGGACAG TGCCCCGACTCAGCGGGCACCTGGCGCCTCCCCATCTGCCCACAACATCAACAGCACCGCCGCGTCGGACCGTACCAACTTCTCCCGAGGGGTGGGCATCCGCAGCACATTCCACGCAGGCCAGCAGCGGGGTGCCCGGGACCAGCAGGGCTCCGCCTACCCGGGCGGGCCGGCGTCTCCGTCGCTGTCGCACGGCAACACCCAGGCCCGGAGGACCCACGGCGCCACGGGCATCTTTAGCAAGTTCACATCCAAGTTTGTACGCAG AAATCTCTCGTTCAGGTTTCCAAGAAG GAGTCCATTTGAGGGAGAGGGTCAGGATGAGGGGAGCAG GTCCATGCTGAGCAGCACGGTGGACAAGTCGGAGAAGACATCCGGAGGCGgtttctcctcctcgtccaACAACGACGAGAACAGCTCCTCGCCTGGATCCGGCAACACCG gcgGCACCGGCACCCCTCCGGCCATCGCCAGCCAGAAGGACGCCGCCAAGCCGCGCTCGCTCCGCTTCACCTGGTCCATGAAGACCACCTCCTCCATGGAGCCCACGGAGATGATGCGCGAGATCCGCAAGGTGCTCGACTCCAACAGCTGCGAGTACGAGCAGCGCGAGCGCTACATGCTGCTGTGCGTGTCGGGCAACCCAGCGCACGACGACTTCGTCCAGTGGGAGATGGAGGTGTGCAAGCTGCCGCGGCTCTCCCTCAACGGCGTGCGCTTCAAGCGCATCTCGGGGACCTCCATCGCCTTCAAGAACATTGCCTCAAAGGTCGCCAACGAGCTCAAACTGTGA
- the mark2b gene encoding serine/threonine-protein kinase MARK2 isoform X8, producing MSTRIPLVQVIENSTGQESKSSGRSSMSRCRNSVSTTTSEDQPHIGNYRLLKTIGKGNFAKVKLARHVLTGKEVAVKIIDKTQLNSSSLQKLFREVRIMKLLNHPNIVKLFEVIETEKTLYLVMEYASGGEVFDYLVAHGRMKEKEARAKFRQIVSAVQYCHQKCIVHRDLKAENLLLDADMNIKIADFGFSNEFTLGNKLDTFCGSPPYAAPELFQGKKYDGPEVDVWSLGVILYTLVSGSLPFDGQNLKELRERVLRGKYRIPFYMSTDCENLLKKFLILNPSKRGSLEQIMRDRWMNVGYEDEELKPYIEPQPDYKDPKKTGSLLHLDIMLQMGFSLEEIQDSLVNQKYNDVMAAYLLLDYRNSELEEGCIKPRPGSEVSNINAPSAPHKVQRSVSSNQNPKNRRATEQGSSYSKRGGQADNRTAAEDSGRKGSSGSSTTKVPASPAVSADRKKSATPSTNSILSTGTGRSRNSPLNERATLGQGIQNGKDSAPTQRAPGASPSAHNINSTAASDRTNFSRGVGIRSTFHAGQQRGARDQQGSAYPGGPASPSLSHGNTQARRTHGATGIFSKFTSKFVRRNLSFRFPRRSPFEGEGQDEGSRSMLSSTVDKSEKTSGGGFSSSSNNDENSSSPGSGNTGGTGTPPAIASQKDAAKPRSLRFTWSMKTTSSMEPTEMMREIRKVLDSNSCEYEQRERYMLLCVSGNPAHDDFVQWEMEVCKLPRLSLNGVRFKRISGTSIAFKNIASKVANELKL from the exons ATGTCAACAAGGATCCCACTGGTGCAAGTGATTGAGAATTCCACCGGGCAG GAGTCCAAGTCATCCGGCCGCTCCAGCATGTCGCGGTGTCGGAACTCGGTCTCCACGACCACGTCGGAGGACCAGCCGCACATCGGCAACTACCGGCTGCTGAAAACCATCGGCAAAGGCAACTTCGCCAAGGTCAAACTGGCACGACACGTCCTCACGGGGAAGGAG GTGGCCGTGAAGATCATCGACAAGACGCAGCTCAACTCGTCCAGTTTGCAGAAG CTCTTCAGGGAGGTGAGGATCATGAAGCTGTTGAATCACCCCAACATAG TGAAGCTCTTTGAGGTCATAGAGACAGAGAAGACTTTGTACCTGGTAATGGAGTACGCCAGTGGAG GTGAGGTCTTCGACTACCTGGTGGCCCACGGCCGGATGAAGGAAAAAGAAGCTCGCGCCAAATTCCGACAG aTCGTGTCAGCGGTGCAGTACTGCCATCAGAAGTGTATAGTCCACAGAGACCTCAAG GCCgagaacctgctgctggacgCAGACATGAACATCAAAATCGCCGACTTCGGCTTCAGCAACGAGTTCACTCTGGGGAACAAGCTGGACACGTTCTGCGGCTCCCCGCCGTACGCTGCCCCCGAGCTCTTCCAGGGCAAAAAATACGACGGGCCCGAGGTGGACGTGTGGAGCCTGGGGGTCATCCTCTACACGCTGGTCAGCGGCTCGCTGCCCTTCGACGGGCAGAACCTcaag GAACTGCGGGAGCGCGTCCTGCGCGGCAAATACAGGATCCCTTTCTACATGTCCACCGACTGCGAGAACCTGCTCAAGAAGTTCCTCATCCTGAACCCTTCCAAAAGAGGCAGCCTCGAG CAGATCATGAGGGACCGGTGGATGAACGTGGGCTACGAAGACGAGGAACTCAAGCCGTACATCGAACCCCAGCCGGATTATAAAGACCCCAAAAAAACCG GGTCACTTCTCCATTTAGATATTATGCTACAAATGGGATTCTCCCTGGAGGAGATCCAGGACTCACTGGTGAACCAGAAGTACAACGACGTGATGGCCGCGTATCTGCTTCTCGACTACAGGAACTCCGAG TTGGAGGAAGGTTGCATCAAGCCTAGACCAGGAAGTGAAGTAAGCAACATAAACGCCCCTTCTGCGCCTCACAAG GTACAGCGCAGCGTGTCGTCCAACCAGAACCCTAAGAACCGCAGAGCCACCGAACAGG GGTCTTCCTACTCCAAGAGGGGCGGACAAGCGGACAACAGGACCGCagcagaggattctgggagGAAAGGCTCGTCGGGCAGCTCCACCACGAAGGTGCCGGCCAGCCCCGCGGTCTCAGCCGACCGTAAGAAGAGCGCCACGCCTTCCACC aaCAGCATCCTGTCCACCGGCACCGGTCGCAGTCGAAACTCGCCTCTCAACGAGAGAGCCACGCTGGGTCAGGGCATCCAGAACGGCAAGGACAG TGCCCCGACTCAGCGGGCACCTGGCGCCTCCCCATCTGCCCACAACATCAACAGCACCGCCGCGTCGGACCGTACCAACTTCTCCCGAGGGGTGGGCATCCGCAGCACATTCCACGCAGGCCAGCAGCGGGGTGCCCGGGACCAGCAGGGCTCCGCCTACCCGGGCGGGCCGGCGTCTCCGTCGCTGTCGCACGGCAACACCCAGGCCCGGAGGACCCACGGCGCCACGGGCATCTTTAGCAAGTTCACATCCAAGTTTGTACGCAG AAATCTCTCGTTCAGGTTTCCAAGAAG GAGTCCATTTGAGGGAGAGGGTCAGGATGAGGGGAGCAG GTCCATGCTGAGCAGCACGGTGGACAAGTCGGAGAAGACATCCGGAGGCGgtttctcctcctcgtccaACAACGACGAGAACAGCTCCTCGCCTGGATCCGGCAACACCG gcgGCACCGGCACCCCTCCGGCCATCGCCAGCCAGAAGGACGCCGCCAAGCCGCGCTCGCTCCGCTTCACCTGGTCCATGAAGACCACCTCCTCCATGGAGCCCACGGAGATGATGCGCGAGATCCGCAAGGTGCTCGACTCCAACAGCTGCGAGTACGAGCAGCGCGAGCGCTACATGCTGCTGTGCGTGTCGGGCAACCCAGCGCACGACGACTTCGTCCAGTGGGAGATGGAGGTGTGCAAGCTGCCGCGGCTCTCCCTCAACGGCGTGCGCTTCAAGCGCATCTCGGGGACCTCCATCGCCTTCAAGAACATTGCCTCAAAGGTCGCCAACGAGCTCAAACTGTGA